The DNA segment GATATACGTATCTTTTGCATGGAAATGATGGATTGCATTTTCTTTTCCAAGAATTTTGATGGCTCCAACAGGGTCAATTCCTTGCCACCATAAGTGACTTGGATCAAGGTTTGCACCAATGTATTCATTCGTCGCTTCACGAAGTTTCAACAATGTATATGGTGTATGCACGGAGAAACCACCGTGCAATTCAAGACCAATCTTCACGTTAGCTTGTTTAGCAATTTCCGCTATTTCACTCCAATAAGGAATTAGTTTCTGTTCCCATTGCCAAGCTAAAATATCTCCGTATTCATTTGGCCATGGTGCAACAGGCCAGTTTGGATGTTTGGCATCCTCGTCTGCACCTGGAGTTCCAGAGAATGTGTTGACAACTGGAACACCCATTAGTTGGGCCAATTTAATGCTTTTTCGCAACGCTTCATCGCCATCTTTTGCTAAAGTTGGATCTGGACTAACCGGATTTCCATGACAGCTAAATGCACTGATTGTTAATCCGCGAGAAATAATAGCATCCAAATACTCATTACGTTTTCCTTCATCTTCTAACAGTTCATCAATTGGACAGTGATCCGTTCCAGGATAGCCACCAGTTCCAATCTCAACTGCATCTAAGCCTGATGCTTTTACATAATCAAGCATTTCTTCAAATGGTTTTTGGGCAAATAACACTGTAAATACGCCTAATTTCACGTCCAATTCCCCCTTATGTGAATGAAACTGCTTTTCCAGTTTCGCTGCTTTGATAAATAGCCTCTATTACTTTGGAAACAATAAGTGCTTCTTGAGGCTTAACAAGAGGAGTTTGACGTCCTTTACAACTTTCAATAAAATTAATGGCTTGTGAGATTCCAGGATTATCTTCATCTGAAATCCAATACGCTTGTTGATCTAAAAGCATTCCGTACTTTGATTGATAGAGCTTTAATGGAAACACATCAAGCCCACCACTTGTACCTGATATACTAACTCCTTCAATATCATCCGCCAAATTTGCTGCCCATGATGTTTCAAATAATAGCGTAGCACCATCTTTAAATTTAATATACGCCGTCGCATGGTCATCTACTTCAAATGTCGTATGGTCAAACTTACCCCATTGATTCACCACATCCGGTTGACGGCTTAACTCATTGTATGTTGCTCCTGAAACTTCTGCAATCTCAGGGAAATCCATTAAATGAAGTGCTAAATCTAGGAAGTGACAACCAAAATCGATTAAACTGCCGCCACCTTGTAGATCTTTATTGGTAAAAACGCCCCAACCTGGTACTTTTCGTCTTCGAATCGCTTGCGCACGAGAAACAAGCGGACGACCAATTTCGCCTTCATCGATAAATCTTTTCGCAGCACGCGCTTCTTTCATGTAGCGATAGTGGTAAGCAATCATTAACACTTTTCCCGCAGCATCAGCTGCTTCGATCATCGCTTCACATTCTTTTGAAGTCATGGCCATTGGCTTTTCACATAACACATGCTTTCCTGCATTTAAAGCGGCAATCGCAATCTCTGCGTGAAATTTATTTGGCGTACATATTGTCACGGCATCAACATGTTCAAAAAGCTTCGTATATTGTGATGTGTAAAAAGGGATTGAGAATTCGGCTGCAACTGACTGTGCTCGCTCCTGAATCACATCACAAACGGCGGTTACCTCAACATGGTCGCTTAACTTCAGAAAGGAGGGAAGATGCCTTGAAACGGCAATTCCTCCAACTCCTATAAGTCCGACTCTCAGTTTTTCCATCTTCATCACCTATAACTTCACAATTTTTTTCGTATCATTTGATTCTAATGCACCTAAGATCACGAGCAATGATTTCTTGCCTTCTTCTCCACTAATTAAAGGCGGGTTGCCAGTCAAAATTGATTCAATAAAATGATTAATGACGCCAGTTGTAATTTGACCGCCCTCTTCATTTGATTGAATTTG comes from the Paenisporosarcina antarctica genome and includes:
- a CDS encoding sugar phosphate isomerase/epimerase family protein — its product is MKLGVFTVLFAQKPFEEMLDYVKASGLDAVEIGTGGYPGTDHCPIDELLEDEGKRNEYLDAIISRGLTISAFSCHGNPVSPDPTLAKDGDEALRKSIKLAQLMGVPVVNTFSGTPGADEDAKHPNWPVAPWPNEYGDILAWQWEQKLIPYWSEIAEIAKQANVKIGLELHGGFSVHTPYTLLKLREATNEYIGANLDPSHLWWQGIDPVGAIKILGKENAIHHFHAKDTYIDQDNVNMYGLTDMQPYNNIRTRAWSFRSVGCGHSVQEWSDIISALRTYGYDYVVSIEHEDPIMSIEEGFQRAVSNLKSVVIKEQPADMWWL
- a CDS encoding Gfo/Idh/MocA family protein, with translation MEKLRVGLIGVGGIAVSRHLPSFLKLSDHVEVTAVCDVIQERAQSVAAEFSIPFYTSQYTKLFEHVDAVTICTPNKFHAEIAIAALNAGKHVLCEKPMAMTSKECEAMIEAADAAGKVLMIAYHYRYMKEARAAKRFIDEGEIGRPLVSRAQAIRRRKVPGWGVFTNKDLQGGGSLIDFGCHFLDLALHLMDFPEIAEVSGATYNELSRQPDVVNQWGKFDHTTFEVDDHATAYIKFKDGATLLFETSWAANLADDIEGVSISGTSGGLDVFPLKLYQSKYGMLLDQQAYWISDEDNPGISQAINFIESCKGRQTPLVKPQEALIVSKVIEAIYQSSETGKAVSFT